A region from the Paludicola sp. MB14-C6 genome encodes:
- a CDS encoding HlyD family efflux transporter periplasmic adaptor subunit — MNSLASKIVAVVISLLLFAYVGYQAYVSFYKPYETEIVKEGTYIYDVDLDGFFVRDETVLDTKKQGVVSYRFKNADKIPKDATIARMYENESDLYNLRKVEKLKEQKSILQEALKTKNTEQLDVISNQVSASQLDLLKQVDDGNLTNLNNTYKDLLLNINKKELSINKNANISETITNIDNQITKLTSEISNKNIDVTTNKAGYFCNYVDGFETVFTLDSLKSISINDVQEKLKNKKTQPQENVGRIQSDTTWHFVSLIDAKDAESFAKGQAVTLKFSSKVSKKVTATVVDVISEKDNKKSVVVFTGNFFDEDISTMRFEKPKAIMKSYSGIQIPKEAIRVENGKKGVYTLLGKTVRFRLVDPVYEDNDILVSKSNSDTKYVSVYDKVITKGKDLHETK; from the coding sequence ATGAATTCCTTAGCATCAAAAATAGTAGCAGTTGTAATATCACTTTTGTTATTCGCTTATGTTGGATATCAAGCGTATGTCAGCTTTTATAAACCATATGAAACGGAAATTGTAAAAGAAGGAACCTATATCTACGATGTAGACCTTGATGGATTTTTTGTCCGAGACGAAACTGTTTTAGATACAAAAAAACAAGGTGTTGTAAGTTATAGGTTTAAAAATGCTGATAAAATTCCAAAAGATGCAACCATAGCTCGAATGTATGAAAACGAAAGTGACTTGTACAACTTAAGAAAAGTAGAAAAACTAAAAGAACAAAAATCAATTCTTCAAGAAGCCTTAAAAACAAAGAACACAGAGCAACTCGATGTAATCAGCAATCAAGTAAGTGCAAGCCAATTAGATTTATTAAAACAAGTTGATGATGGCAACCTCACTAACCTGAATAACACCTATAAAGACTTGCTGCTTAACATCAATAAAAAAGAGCTGAGTATCAACAAAAATGCGAATATCTCCGAAACAATAACTAATATCGATAATCAAATAACCAAGTTAACTTCGGAGATATCCAATAAAAATATCGATGTAACTACAAATAAAGCCGGTTATTTTTGTAATTATGTTGATGGATTTGAAACAGTGTTTACATTAGATTCTTTAAAATCCATATCCATCAATGATGTACAAGAAAAGCTTAAAAATAAGAAAACGCAACCGCAAGAGAATGTAGGACGCATTCAATCTGATACTACATGGCACTTTGTTTCTTTAATTGACGCTAAAGATGCGGAGTCTTTTGCTAAAGGACAAGCTGTTACGTTAAAATTCAGCTCCAAAGTGTCAAAGAAAGTCACTGCAACTGTGGTTGATGTTATTTCTGAAAAAGATAATAAAAAGAGCGTGGTTGTATTTACTGGAAATTTCTTTGATGAAGATATTTCAACTATGCGATTTGAAAAGCCAAAAGCAATTATGAAATCATATTCCGGAATTCAAATACCAAAAGAAGCTATTCGAGTTGAAAATGGCAAAAAGGGTGTATATACTCTATTAGGAAAAACGGTTCGTTTTCGTTTGGTTGATCCGGTTTATGAAGATAATGATATTCTTGTAAGCAAGTCCAATTCGGATACCAAATATGTTTCTGTTTATGATAAAGTAATTACTAAAGGGAAAGATTTACATGAAACAAAATGA
- the mutS gene encoding DNA mismatch repair protein MutS has protein sequence MANLSPMMQQYLDIKSQHKDHVLFFRLGDFYEMFFNDAINISKELELTLTGRDCGMPERAPMCGIPYHSSEGYIKKLIEKGYKVAICEQVENPADVTKGIVKREVIRVVTPGTVIENSLLSEEQNNYIASIIIDNKAFAICFADISTGDVYLTEQKTSNVSVEVITELSKFMPTEILFNENLVSLKEIGEFIKNKLSTVCEMYDNEVIENSVCINEILNHFKGQTLEDLSLTEKPLAMKALGGLINYVNKTQKNGAQRIVKVNIYKENQYMGIDITAKRNLEITKTMRSGEKRGTLLWVLDKTKTAMGKRYIRKALEQPLVSLSEITRRQNAVQELYQNSFIREELAEALTNVYDLERLMTRVVYGSVSPREIRALAFTISHLPKVKEIANRFQCNYLSDVNANLNTLEEVYALIDNAIVDEPPITLKDGGVIKTGFHSQLDEYRDLCNNAKGYIANIEEKQREETGIKNLKISYNRVFGYYIEVTKSNLDMVPETYIRKQTLANCERYITQELKDLETKVLSASDKIQALEAEIFDEIRKFVASKIDEIQQSASAIAKLDFILSLATVAQNNNYVCPTIQLSGEITIKDGRHPVVEQMLKDSLFVPNDTLLDNKENKMLIITGPNMAGKSTYMRQVAVITIMAQIGSFVPASSATISICDKIFTRVGASDDLAAGQSTFMVEMSEVAHILKNATSNSLVILDEIGRGTSTFDGMSIAKAVVSYIAQNKKLGCKTLFATHYHELTAMENEIEGVKNYNIAVKKRGDDITFLRKIIRGGADDSYGIEVAKLAGIPQAVVTHAKQILGELEHLNPEIKFVKNESKENDEIEFSQMSFESESNHIIIDKLNDLQIDTLTPIEALNVLYELKKLV, from the coding sequence TTGGCCAATCTATCACCGATGATGCAACAGTATCTTGATATTAAAAGTCAACATAAAGATCATGTTTTGTTTTTTCGTTTAGGAGATTTTTATGAAATGTTCTTTAATGACGCAATTAACATTTCAAAAGAGCTTGAATTAACTTTAACAGGTCGTGACTGTGGTATGCCTGAAAGGGCGCCAATGTGTGGTATTCCTTATCATAGCAGTGAAGGCTATATTAAAAAGCTGATTGAAAAAGGCTATAAAGTGGCTATATGTGAGCAGGTTGAAAACCCTGCTGATGTAACCAAGGGAATCGTGAAAAGGGAAGTAATTCGAGTAGTTACACCCGGAACAGTTATTGAGAATTCCCTTTTATCCGAAGAACAAAACAACTATATTGCCTCTATTATTATTGATAATAAGGCATTTGCTATCTGCTTCGCAGATATATCTACCGGTGATGTTTATTTAACCGAGCAAAAAACATCAAATGTTTCAGTAGAAGTAATAACTGAATTATCAAAATTCATGCCGACTGAAATATTATTTAATGAAAATTTAGTGTCCCTAAAAGAAATAGGGGAGTTTATTAAAAATAAACTTTCAACTGTATGCGAGATGTATGACAATGAAGTCATAGAAAACAGCGTATGTATTAATGAAATATTGAATCATTTTAAAGGCCAAACTTTAGAAGATTTAAGTCTAACCGAAAAACCACTCGCAATGAAAGCTTTGGGTGGTCTAATTAACTATGTAAATAAAACCCAAAAAAACGGTGCGCAGCGAATTGTAAAAGTAAATATCTATAAAGAAAATCAGTATATGGGTATTGACATAACTGCAAAACGCAACCTTGAAATTACAAAAACAATGCGTTCAGGTGAAAAGCGTGGAACGTTACTATGGGTATTAGATAAAACAAAAACAGCAATGGGCAAACGATATATTCGCAAAGCATTAGAGCAACCTCTTGTTTCTTTAAGCGAAATTACAAGACGTCAAAATGCAGTGCAGGAATTATATCAAAACAGCTTTATTCGTGAAGAATTGGCGGAAGCATTAACAAATGTTTATGACTTAGAGCGATTGATGACAAGAGTTGTATATGGTTCAGTTAGTCCTCGTGAAATAAGGGCATTGGCATTTACAATTTCTCATTTGCCAAAAGTCAAAGAAATTGCTAACAGATTTCAATGTAATTACTTGAGTGATGTTAATGCAAATTTAAACACGCTTGAAGAAGTATATGCGTTAATCGATAACGCAATTGTTGACGAACCTCCTATTACATTGAAAGATGGCGGTGTAATTAAAACAGGATTTCATTCACAATTAGATGAATATCGTGATTTATGTAACAATGCAAAAGGCTATATTGCAAATATAGAAGAAAAGCAACGAGAAGAAACAGGAATTAAAAATTTAAAAATAAGCTATAATCGTGTATTCGGTTATTACATAGAAGTTACCAAATCTAATTTAGATATGGTACCAGAAACATATATCAGAAAACAAACTCTGGCTAACTGTGAACGTTATATTACACAAGAGCTAAAAGACTTAGAAACAAAAGTATTAAGTGCAAGCGATAAAATTCAAGCCTTAGAAGCCGAAATTTTTGATGAAATCAGAAAATTTGTAGCTTCAAAAATTGATGAAATTCAGCAATCTGCAAGTGCAATTGCCAAGCTTGATTTTATTCTATCCTTAGCAACGGTAGCCCAAAATAATAATTATGTATGTCCTACTATTCAATTGAGTGGAGAAATAACGATTAAAGATGGTCGACATCCCGTTGTAGAACAGATGTTAAAAGACTCTTTGTTTGTTCCAAACGATACGTTGCTGGATAACAAAGAAAATAAAATGCTGATTATTACAGGTCCGAATATGGCTGGTAAATCTACATATATGCGTCAAGTTGCCGTTATTACCATTATGGCTCAAATAGGCAGCTTTGTACCTGCAAGTAGTGCAACAATCAGCATTTGTGATAAAATATTTACTCGTGTAGGCGCTTCCGACGATTTAGCGGCAGGTCAATCTACTTTTATGGTAGAAATGAGTGAGGTTGCGCATATCTTAAAAAATGCTACATCCAACAGCTTGGTTATTCTTGATGAAATAGGAAGAGGTACTTCTACCTTTGACGGCATGAGTATTGCAAAGGCAGTAGTATCTTATATTGCCCAAAATAAAAAGCTTGGTTGTAAAACTTTATTTGCTACTCACTATCATGAATTAACGGCTATGGAAAATGAAATCGAAGGCGTTAAAAACTATAATATTGCTGTAAAGAAACGTGGAGATGATATTACATTTTTACGCAAAATTATACGCGGTGGAGCAGATGACAGCTATGGTATAGAAGTTGCAAAATTAGCTGGTATTCCGCAAGCTGTTGTTACTCATGCAAAACAAATACTTGGGGAGTTAGAACATCTAAATCCTGAAATTAAATTTGTAAAAAACGAAAGCAAAGAAAACGATGAAATCGAGTTTTCGCAAATGAGCTTTGAAAGTGAAAGTAACCATATCATCATAGATAAATTAAACGATTTACAAATTGACACATTAACACCAATAGAGGCTTTGAATGTGTTATACGAATTAAAAAAATTAGTGTAG
- the miaA gene encoding tRNA (adenosine(37)-N6)-dimethylallyltransferase MiaA, with the protein MNKIPIIVVVGPTASGKTSLAVHVAKKYNGEVISADSMQIYKEMNIGTAKPTIQEMDGVPHHLIDFLEPNQSFSVADYVALAHKVIADIYSRKKIPVIAGGTGLYVASLLNNIQFSETQSDDTIRNKLYSFAEQNGAEALHQKLMDIDPVSATAIHPNNIPRVVRAIELYELTGITMEEHQRNSRLVPSKYNALKIGLNYKDRSILYQRINQRVDLMIQDGLLEEASTILSSEYASTAMQAIGYKELSPYFNGLLSLDQAIANLKQQTRRYAKRQLTWFRRDDEIQWFYPDEYENIQLLQKNIDNSIDNFINVCYD; encoded by the coding sequence TTGAATAAAATACCGATTATTGTAGTTGTAGGTCCAACTGCGTCCGGAAAAACAAGCCTAGCAGTTCATGTTGCAAAAAAATACAATGGTGAAGTTATCTCGGCAGATAGTATGCAAATTTATAAAGAAATGAATATTGGTACAGCAAAACCAACTATTCAAGAAATGGATGGCGTGCCGCACCATTTGATAGACTTCTTAGAACCAAATCAATCCTTTAGCGTTGCAGATTATGTTGCACTAGCTCATAAAGTGATTGCAGATATTTATTCCCGAAAAAAGATACCTGTAATTGCGGGTGGAACAGGACTGTATGTCGCATCACTGTTGAATAATATTCAATTTAGTGAAACTCAAAGTGATGATACGATACGTAATAAACTCTATTCATTTGCAGAACAAAATGGTGCAGAGGCATTACATCAAAAGCTGATGGATATTGATCCTGTTTCAGCAACAGCAATTCATCCCAACAATATACCTCGTGTGGTAAGGGCGATTGAGCTTTATGAATTAACGGGTATCACTATGGAAGAGCATCAACGTAACAGTAGATTAGTTCCTTCAAAATATAATGCGTTAAAAATAGGGTTGAATTATAAAGATAGAAGCATATTATATCAACGAATTAACCAACGAGTGGATTTAATGATACAAGATGGGTTATTAGAAGAAGCAAGTACAATATTATCTAGTGAATATGCTTCTACTGCAATGCAAGCCATAGGCTATAAGGAGTTATCGCCATATTTTAACGGATTATTATCTTTAGATCAAGCTATTGCAAATTTGAAACAACAAACTCGTCGATATGCCAAACGCCAACTAACATGGTTCCGTAGAGATGATGAAATTCAATGGTTTTATCCAGATGAATATGAAAATATACAATTATTACAAAAAAATATTGATAATTCTATAGATAATTTTATTAATGTATGTTATGATTAA
- a CDS encoding YlbF family regulator: MDIIKMARDLGKAIQESPEYKRINAAKAANDADVELQNLIEVFNMTRVKLSTAMQAEEKDEQLLAKLDKELKETYTTVMGNKNMLEFNDAKQDIDKLMNQINTILVAAVNGEDPETCEAESHSCGGSCSSCSGCH; this comes from the coding sequence ATGGATATTATTAAAATGGCAAGAGACTTAGGAAAAGCAATTCAAGAAAGCCCTGAGTATAAAAGAATTAACGCAGCAAAAGCTGCAAATGATGCAGACGTTGAGCTTCAAAATTTAATTGAAGTTTTCAATATGACAAGAGTGAAACTTTCAACTGCAATGCAAGCAGAAGAAAAAGACGAGCAACTTCTAGCTAAATTAGATAAAGAGCTAAAAGAAACTTATACAACTGTTATGGGCAACAAGAATATGCTTGAGTTTAACGATGCAAAACAAGATATTGATAAGCTTATGAATCAAATTAACACTATTTTAGTTGCTGCTGTTAATGGTGAAGATCCAGAAACTTGTGAAGCAGAATCACATTCTTGTGGCGGAAGCTGCTCTAGCTGTTCAGGCTGTCACTAA
- the hfq gene encoding RNA chaperone Hfq — translation MKNINLQDVFLNQARVERIAVTIFLTNGFQFKGIVRGFDNFTIVLDCDGKQNLVYKHAVSTIIPARPISILESATKEENTNETQSK, via the coding sequence ATGAAAAACATTAACCTGCAAGACGTTTTCTTAAACCAAGCTAGAGTTGAGAGAATCGCGGTAACAATTTTCTTAACGAATGGATTTCAGTTTAAAGGCATTGTAAGAGGATTTGATAACTTTACAATTGTACTGGATTGTGACGGTAAGCAAAATCTAGTATATAAGCATGCTGTATCTACAATTATCCCAGCAAGACCAATTTCTATTTTAGAGTCAGCAACAAAAGAAGAAAATACTAATGAAACGCAGAGCAAATAA
- a CDS encoding YggS family pyridoxal phosphate-dependent enzyme produces MKQNDQNKLLERLKNIQDQVAESCLKSNRTLNDVNIMAVTKTVPPEFVNLAIDNGINLIGENKVQEFLSKYEDYHIKKQGIHFIGHLQTNKVKYIIDKVNMIESVSSFKLANEINKRAKENNLFMNILLEVNIGQEPSKQGLIPTEVMNIAEQITQLTNVKLCGVMCIPPKDNTEFYFDKMNTLFNHLKDAHLENSCIRYLSMGMSSDYQMAIKHNSNIVRIGSALFGERNIGG; encoded by the coding sequence ATGAAACAAAATGATCAGAATAAGCTTCTTGAGCGTCTAAAAAATATTCAAGATCAGGTAGCAGAAAGCTGTCTCAAATCAAATAGAACGTTAAATGATGTCAATATTATGGCGGTAACCAAAACGGTACCGCCAGAATTTGTAAATTTAGCAATTGATAATGGAATCAACCTAATTGGTGAAAACAAAGTACAAGAATTTCTATCAAAATATGAAGATTATCATATAAAAAAGCAAGGAATTCATTTTATTGGACACTTGCAAACAAATAAGGTTAAGTATATAATAGATAAGGTAAACATGATTGAATCAGTCAGCTCTTTTAAATTGGCAAATGAAATTAACAAAAGAGCAAAAGAGAACAATTTGTTTATGAACATTTTATTAGAAGTAAACATTGGACAAGAACCGTCTAAACAAGGTTTAATTCCAACCGAAGTTATGAATATTGCCGAGCAGATTACTCAATTAACAAATGTTAAATTGTGTGGGGTTATGTGTATACCTCCAAAGGACAATACAGAATTTTATTTTGACAAAATGAATACATTATTTAATCATTTAAAAGATGCTCATTTAGAAAATAGCTGTATTCGCTATTTATCTATGGGGATGTCTTCGGATTATCAAATGGCAATAAAGCATAATTCCAATATCGTCAGAATTGGTAGTGCATTATTTGGAGAAAGAAATATTGGAGGTTAG
- the mutL gene encoding DNA mismatch repair endonuclease MutL gives MGKINILDKNISELIAAGEVIERPASIVKELVENAIDAGSTAITIEIKRGGISYIRITDNGCGFEKEDIPVAFKRHATSKITSTDDLDCIATLGFRGEALASIAAVSKMELTSKTISEQFGSSIYLEAGEEVSFEEAGCPDGTTMIVKDLFYNVPARLKFLKKDISEANVICGIVDKLALSNPHISFKLISDNKVKLHTPGNGDMLSAIHAVFGKDFSGALIPVDYEYNGVQVTGYTSKANASRPNRAMQHFFVNTRYVRSKVCTAAIEEGYKNAIMIGKFPFCVLDVKVPFNSVDVNVHPAKIEVRFTNERSVFDAIYFAIKSSLAKTDHLTNAIQSNKNLANAQLLSKFKNEESEQIKINVEKPKEPIVYQPKMQAQSTAQVFSTKAEYEVQVKKPTHKEVVVQKEDNHTVSNDLSQFQYINPESLKPKAVSKKESDIPIIKLEQPIEEEKEIQQSIIHEEQAAQEYDLPIRMIGELFKTYILFETGENFIMLDKHAAHERILYEKLKKSILTEQKQMLLKPIIVNLSSAEFNALIANEELLNSMGFVFEEFGANTVAVREVPLVLSHYDIQTILLDIAVKLSENKRDVSSGVYENLLHSIACRSAIKANDTNSIEELNELIRMVITNDEIRNCPHGRPIVTMSSKYEIEKQFGRI, from the coding sequence GTGGGAAAAATCAATATTTTGGATAAGAACATATCTGAATTGATTGCAGCGGGAGAAGTAATCGAACGACCTGCATCTATCGTAAAAGAACTGGTGGAAAATGCAATTGATGCCGGTTCAACTGCAATAACAATTGAAATCAAACGTGGTGGTATCAGCTATATTCGAATTACGGATAATGGATGTGGATTTGAAAAAGAAGATATACCGGTAGCTTTTAAACGTCATGCTACTAGTAAAATTACGTCGACAGATGATTTGGACTGCATTGCTACACTTGGCTTTCGTGGTGAAGCATTAGCTTCAATTGCGGCAGTTTCTAAGATGGAGCTTACCTCAAAAACAATATCGGAGCAATTTGGAAGCAGTATTTACTTAGAGGCAGGCGAAGAGGTTTCGTTTGAAGAAGCAGGATGTCCTGACGGAACAACAATGATAGTTAAGGACTTATTCTATAACGTTCCTGCAAGATTAAAATTTCTAAAAAAAGATATTTCCGAGGCTAATGTTATTTGCGGTATTGTGGATAAATTAGCTTTATCCAACCCTCATATTTCGTTCAAACTGATTAGCGATAACAAAGTTAAGCTTCATACCCCAGGTAATGGGGATATGCTCTCAGCTATTCATGCTGTATTTGGAAAGGACTTTTCCGGTGCGCTGATTCCTGTAGATTATGAATACAATGGAGTACAAGTTACCGGCTACACCTCAAAAGCTAACGCCAGCAGACCAAATCGAGCAATGCAGCATTTCTTTGTAAATACAAGATATGTTCGTTCTAAAGTATGTACTGCCGCAATAGAAGAGGGCTATAAAAATGCAATTATGATAGGAAAATTTCCGTTTTGCGTTTTAGATGTTAAAGTGCCTTTTAATAGCGTGGATGTGAATGTACATCCTGCAAAAATAGAAGTTCGCTTTACAAATGAACGATCAGTATTTGATGCAATTTATTTTGCAATCAAGTCTTCACTGGCTAAGACCGATCATTTAACGAACGCAATACAATCGAATAAAAATCTTGCAAATGCACAGCTTTTGTCAAAATTTAAAAATGAAGAATCAGAGCAAATTAAAATAAATGTTGAAAAACCGAAAGAACCAATCGTATATCAACCTAAGATGCAAGCGCAGTCTACAGCACAAGTATTTAGTACAAAGGCTGAATATGAAGTACAAGTAAAAAAGCCAACTCACAAAGAAGTTGTTGTTCAAAAAGAAGATAATCATACAGTGTCCAATGATTTATCTCAATTTCAATATATCAATCCAGAAAGCTTGAAGCCAAAAGCAGTATCCAAAAAGGAAAGTGATATTCCAATTATAAAGTTGGAACAACCAATTGAGGAAGAAAAAGAAATTCAGCAATCAATAATTCATGAAGAACAAGCAGCTCAAGAGTATGATTTGCCAATTCGCATGATAGGGGAACTTTTTAAAACATATATTCTTTTTGAAACTGGCGAGAACTTTATTATGTTAGATAAACATGCGGCGCATGAACGTATTTTATACGAAAAATTAAAAAAGTCAATTTTAACGGAACAAAAACAAATGCTGCTGAAACCGATAATTGTAAATTTATCTTCAGCTGAGTTTAATGCCCTAATTGCAAACGAAGAGCTGCTAAATTCTATGGGATTTGTTTTTGAAGAGTTTGGAGCAAATACTGTAGCTGTACGTGAAGTACCATTAGTATTATCCCATTATGATATTCAGACTATATTATTGGACATTGCGGTAAAACTAAGTGAGAATAAGCGTGATGTATCAAGTGGTGTTTATGAAAATCTACTGCATTCTATTGCGTGTCGTTCGGCAATCAAGGCGAATGATACAAATTCAATTGAGGAATTGAATGAGTTAATTCGAATGGTAATTACAAATGATGAAATCAGAAATTGTCCTCATGGAAGACCAATAGTCACTATGTCTTCTAAATATGAAATTGAAAAGCAATTCGGCAGAATTTAA
- the miaB gene encoding tRNA (N6-isopentenyl adenosine(37)-C2)-methylthiotransferase MiaB: MSQEKKFQLSKNELNVQFDNIDKIKSIYEKKYKDKTLLAHVHSYGCQQNVSDGEKIKGMLALMGYGFCDSPDEADLVIYNTCAVRENAEDRVFGNVGALKHKKRRNPDMLIGLCGCMTQQEHIAEKIKKSYPHVDFVFGTHALPKLPEIMYDAIKQNKRIFDINEYDDEIVEGIPIQRDQTFKAWLPIMYGCNNFCTYCIVPYVRGRERSRTSAEIVKEFKGLVAQGYKEITLLGQNVNSYGKGLEEDINFSQLLRMLNEVKGDFRIRFMSSHPKDATKELIDAIADCDKVCKHFHLPVQCGSDRILQLMNRHYTIESYMELIDYARKKVPDIAFTSDIIVGFPQEKYEDFKQTVELVKKVRFDSIFSFIYSKRVGTKAAEMEDPISVEEKSNWFQELLETQRSIGKERYKECVGKTYRILVEGEGKTGAEYLTGRNDGYMIVDFKGEQNLIGQFVNVKITQALNWALLGEIVE, encoded by the coding sequence TTGTCGCAAGAAAAGAAGTTTCAATTGAGTAAAAATGAATTGAATGTTCAATTTGATAATATAGACAAAATTAAGTCAATCTACGAAAAAAAATACAAAGATAAAACATTGCTAGCTCATGTTCACTCTTATGGGTGTCAACAAAATGTAAGTGATGGTGAAAAAATCAAAGGTATGCTTGCTTTGATGGGATATGGCTTTTGCGATAGTCCCGATGAAGCTGACTTGGTAATTTATAATACTTGTGCTGTTCGTGAAAACGCAGAAGACCGTGTATTCGGTAATGTGGGTGCATTGAAACACAAAAAAAGAAGAAATCCCGATATGCTGATTGGATTATGTGGTTGTATGACTCAGCAAGAACATATTGCCGAAAAAATCAAGAAAAGTTATCCACACGTTGATTTTGTATTCGGTACTCATGCATTACCGAAACTTCCTGAGATCATGTATGATGCAATCAAGCAAAATAAACGTATTTTTGATATCAACGAATATGATGACGAAATTGTTGAGGGAATACCGATTCAAAGAGATCAAACATTTAAAGCATGGCTTCCTATTATGTATGGTTGCAATAACTTTTGCACATACTGCATTGTTCCTTATGTTCGTGGAAGAGAGCGCAGTAGAACCAGTGCTGAAATTGTAAAAGAATTTAAAGGTTTAGTAGCGCAAGGCTATAAAGAGATTACCTTATTAGGCCAAAATGTGAATTCCTATGGTAAAGGGTTAGAAGAGGATATTAACTTTTCCCAACTGTTAAGGATGCTTAACGAAGTGAAAGGTGACTTTAGAATTCGTTTTATGTCTTCTCATCCAAAGGATGCAACAAAAGAACTAATAGATGCAATTGCTGATTGCGATAAAGTGTGCAAACACTTTCATTTACCTGTTCAATGTGGAAGTGACCGTATTCTCCAATTGATGAACCGTCATTATACCATTGAAAGTTATATGGAATTGATTGATTACGCACGTAAAAAGGTTCCTGATATTGCGTTTACAAGTGATATTATCGTTGGCTTTCCACAAGAGAAATATGAGGATTTTAAACAAACAGTAGAGTTGGTAAAAAAAGTAAGATTTGATTCTATCTTTTCGTTCATTTATTCCAAACGAGTTGGTACAAAAGCTGCAGAAATGGAGGATCCAATTTCAGTTGAAGAAAAATCAAATTGGTTCCAAGAGTTGCTTGAAACCCAGCGTAGTATTGGAAAAGAACGATATAAAGAATGTGTTGGCAAAACTTATCGTATTTTAGTCGAAGGTGAAGGAAAAACAGGAGCTGAATACTTAACTGGCCGTAATGATGGTTATATGATTGTTGATTTTAAAGGAGAACAAAACTTAATAGGACAATTCGTAAACGTAAAAATTACGCAAGCATTAAACTGGGCATTGTTAGGCGAAATTGTGGAATGA
- a CDS encoding cell division protein SepF, whose product MGLVDKFKGMFVSLDDEYENEVEFMPTSKKSEPDYHSYEEAEIEKKANKVVNIHATTQLQVILVKPEQFEDASTIADHLNAKRTVVLNLESATKELSRRLIDFLSGVAYANNGQIKRVANSTFIITPYNVDIMGDLIDELENNGVYF is encoded by the coding sequence ATGGGTTTAGTAGACAAATTTAAGGGAATGTTTGTTTCATTGGATGACGAATATGAAAACGAGGTAGAGTTTATGCCAACTTCAAAAAAAAGCGAACCTGATTATCATTCTTATGAAGAAGCAGAAATTGAGAAAAAAGCAAATAAAGTTGTTAATATACATGCTACTACACAATTACAAGTGATTTTAGTTAAACCGGAACAATTTGAAGATGCAAGTACAATTGCAGATCATTTAAATGCCAAAAGAACTGTTGTATTAAATTTGGAATCTGCTACAAAAGAATTATCAAGAAGATTGATTGACTTTTTGAGTGGTGTTGCATATGCAAACAACGGTCAAATTAAGCGTGTAGCAAACAGTACTTTTATCATAACGCCTTATAACGTTGATATTATGGGCGATTTAATTGATGAATTAGAAAACAATGGTGTTTATTTCTAA